In Primulina huaijiensis isolate GDHJ02 chromosome 4, ASM1229523v2, whole genome shotgun sequence, a genomic segment contains:
- the LOC140975600 gene encoding uncharacterized protein isoform X7, translating into MENGREIEVRSLTGESVRVRIEPNKTVQDLKLLLKQCFSPATSSSNFHLFLKGEKLKLHSQISSYSIGDEEFLVVTPFLKKNRLQGADARLSENLIASESLETESADSAWVELMEDLSSLRGTSNLDTPPGEEMESVHFVNVDAQGLRISSRPGFSNGKMKVKCGSLEDHSIAMKRADTVATETEIKRGRRRCTDASCSRSYEVKCHDTNSLLAEEMVGHLKSSIGYQGQVVHIEEIKARNAKYVEIPRQLSESVKSALNRVGITKLYSHQAESIKASLAGKNVIVATMTSSGKSLCYNVPVLEVLSCNTSACALYLFPTKALAQDQLRALSSMAHELGDSLNIGIYDGDTSREDRLWLRDNARLLITNPDMLHVSILPYHGQFSRILSHLSDGRFVVIDEAHAYKGTFGSHAALIFRRLRRICSHGWLHTLYGSNPSFIFSTATSANPREHAMELANLPTVDLIENDGSPSALKLFMLWNPPLYLKTVWKRTKTSLEAKKSVDKNVVTGRSSPILEVAYLFAEMIQHGLRCIAFCKTRKLCELVLCYTREILHQSAPHLVSKISAYRGGYIAEDRRRIESDFFNGNLCGIAATNALELGIDVGHIDITLHLGFPGSISSLWQQAGRSGRREKLSLAIYVAFEGPLDQYFMKFPHKLFRGPIECCHVDAKNEQVLQQHLSCAALEHPLSLLHDEKYFGPGIESAVMNLKNKGLLSTDLSRNSAARMWTYIGHEKSPSAVVNVRAIETVRYKVTDKMKNEVLEEIEESRAFFQVYEGAVYMNQGKTYLVKHLDLSSKIAWCQEAELNYYTKTRDYTDVHVIGSHINT; encoded by the exons ATGGAGAATGGGAGGGAAATCGAAGTCCGTAGCTTAACCGGTGAATCTGTTCGGGTGCGAATTGAGCCGAACAAGACCGTCCAAGATCTCAAGCTCCTCCTCAAACAATGCTTCTCCCCAGCTACTTCATCCAGCAATTTCCATCTTTTCCTCAAG GGTGAGAAATTGAAATTGCACAGTCAGATTAGTAGCTACTCGATTGGGGATGAGGAATTTTTAGTTGTTACTCCTTTCTTGAAGAAGAATAGGCTGCAGGGAGCTGATGCAAGACTTTCAGAAAACCTGATTGCCAGCGAGAGCTTGGAAACTGAATCAGCTGATTCAGCTTGGGTTGAATTGATGGAAGACTTGTCGTCTCTGCGTGGTACTTCAAATCTTGACACTCCTCCTGGAGAAGAGATGGAATCTGTTCACTTTGTGAATGTTGATGCTCAGGGTCTGAGGATTTCTTCAAGGCCTGGG TTTTCAAATGGAAAGATGAAGGTCAAGTGCGGATCATTAGAAGATCATAGTATTGCTATGAAGAGAGCAGATACTGTggcaactgaaactgaaataaAACGAGGGAGGAGAAGATGCACCGATGCATCATGCTCTCGTTCATATGAAGTAAAGTGCCAT GACACAAATTCATTGCTGGCTGAGGAAATGGTGGGGCATCTAAAGAGCAGCATAGGATATCAAGGACAG GTCGTTCATATTGAAGAGATTAAAGCCCGGAATGCCAAGTATGTTGAGATTCCACGCCAGCTCTCTGAAAGTGTTAAATCTGCACTCAACCGTGTGGGAATTACAAAATTGTATAGCCACCAG GCAGAATCAATTAAAGCTTCCCTTGCTGGAAAAAATGTAATTGTGGCAACCATGACATCTAGTGGGAAATCCCTTTGTTACAATGTTCCAGTTTTGGAAGTATTATCCTGCAATACATCAGCTTGTGCTTTGTATCTCTTTCCTACAAAG GCATTAGCACAAGATCAGCTAAGAGCTTTGTCGTCTATGGCTCATGAGCTTGGTGATAGCCTCAATATTGGTATATATGATGGAGACACTTCCCGGGAAGATAGATTGTGGCTGAGGGACAACGCCCGACTG TTGATTACAAATCCAGATATGTTACATGTCTCAATCCTACCATACCATGGGCAGTTTAGCCGAATATTGTCACATCTTAG TGATGGCAGGTTTGTTGTTATTGATGAAGCTCATGCTTATAAGGGGACTTTCGGTTCTCACGCTGCTCTGATATTTAGAAGGCTTCGTCGAATATGTTCTCATGGTTGGCTCCATACTT TGTATGGCAGCAatccttctttcattttcaGCACTGCCACTTCTGCTAACCCCAGAGAGCATGCTATG GAACTAGCAAATCTTCCAacagttgatttgattgagaatgaTGGCAGCCCTTCCGCTTTGAAGCTTTTTATGCTCTGGAATCCGCCCTTGTACCTGAAAACA gtTTGGAAGAGAACAAAGACCAGCTTGGAAGCTAAAAAATCTGTTGACAAAAATGTGGTCACTGGACGCTCAAG TCCTATTTTAGAGGTTGCTTACCTCTTTGCTGAAATGATCCAGCATGGTCTACGATGTATTGCATTTTGCAAAACGAGGAAACTCTGTGAACTTGTTCTTTGCTACAC GCGTGAAATTCTTCATCAATCAGCACCTCATCTGGTTAGCAAAATATCTGCTTACCGTGGTGGCTATATTGCTGAG GACAGGAGAAGAATTGAGAGTGACTTCTTCAATGGTAATTTATGTGGAATTGCTGCTACAAATGCACTTGAGTTAGGCATTGATGTAGGTCACATTGACATCACCTTGCATCTTGGATTTCCTGGTAGTATATCAAG TCTGTGGCAACAAGCTGGGAGGTCTGGAAGAAGAGAAAAACTATCACTCGCTATATACGTTGCATTTGAAGGGCCTTTAGATCAGTACTTTATGAAGTTTCCGCATAAACTCTTCAGGGGTCCAATCGAGTGTTGCCATGTCGATGCTAAAAATGAGCAG GTGCTTCAGCAGCACTTATCATGCGCTGCTCTGGAACACCCATTGAGTTTGCTTCATGATGAGAAGTATTTTGGTCCTGGCATAGAGAGTGCCGTTATGAATCTTAAAAACAAGGGATTGTTGAGCACTGACCTGTCACGTAATTCCGCTGCCAGAATGTGGACTTACATTGGGCATGAG AAATCTCCTTCAGCTGTTGTTAACGTCAGGGCCATAGAAACTGTGCGGTATAAAGTCACCGACAAGATGAAAAACGAAGTCCTTGAAGAAATTGAGGAAAGCAGAGCTTTCTTTCAG
- the LOC140975602 gene encoding dof zinc finger protein DOF5.4-like: MQDFHSIGVGGGGGRFFGGGGGDRRLRVHGHILAQQALKCPRCDSLNTKFCYYNNYNLSQPRHFCKACRRYWTKGGVLRSVPVGGSCRKTNRSKSKSGEGDGSRERKSKAQSPSSTDSSSLTAATPSSAAASAVAEEGSALSATASDSAKKYGFSCAIFYDANLSTNPNFDDHDRQAPLKNHHPTSADGQIFTEIESFDGLITSSDNTASMIGFSMADIPTTSYDGMHPGPEADAFKIQDTNSDGLTTALDWGSYGGDQCLFDPTAALDPSYWSQPQWSDSDHSLPYLP; the protein is encoded by the coding sequence atgCAAGATTTTCACTCCATCGGAGTTGGAGGTGGCGGCGGGAGGTTTTTCGGCGGCGGAGGTGGGGACCGGAGGCTGCGAGTGCACGGCCACATCTTGGCACAGCAGGCCTTGAAGTGTCCTCGCTGCGACTCGCTTAATACCAAGTTTTGCTATTATAATAACTACAATCTCTCCCAGCCGCGGCATTTCTGTAAGGCCTGCCGCCGTTACTGGACCAAAGGCGGAGTGCTCCGCAGCGTTCCTGTCGGCGGTAGCTGCCGGAAGACCAATCGTTCGAAGTCTAAAAGCGGCGAGGGGGATGGGTCGAGAGAACGCAAATCGAAAGCTCAGAGTCCAAGCAGTACAGATAGCTCCAGCCTCACCGCCGCTACTCCTTCCTCCGCCGCAGCCTCTGCCGTGGCGGAGGAAGGATCGGCACTGAGCGCCACTGCATCGGACTCTGCGAAGAAGTACGGTTTCTCATGTGCGATATTCTACGACGCGAATCTTTCTACGAACCCTAACTTCGATGATCACGACCGCCAGGCGCCGTTGAAGAACCACCACCCCACCTCCGCCGAcggccagatattcactgagaTCGAGAGTTTCGACGGACTCATAACTTCCTCGGATAATACGGCGAGCATGATCGGGTTCAGCATGGCCGACATTCCCACCACGTCGTACGACGGAATGCATCCAGGTCCAGAGGCAGACGCGTTCAAGATACAGGACACGAACAGCGACGGACTGACGACGGCGCTGGATTGGGGGAGCTACGGCGGAGATCAATGCCTGTTTGATCCAACGGCTGCCCTTGATCCTTCATACTGGAGTCAACCCCAGTGGAGTGACAGTGACCATTCCCTACCTTACCTCCCATAA
- the LOC140975603 gene encoding uncharacterized protein, producing the protein MDLWHRARSLAEETAKRSQELTQGIGSMNFSDVVSEASKRSQEFATEASKRSKEFANEASKKSKEFAAEAMKRADQLTAQIPPAATVLTNFVDSPHKGNEAADLDKFGITDDLRDFIKGITISTFQDFPLEDDSEMIDIPAVSNVRQDLNEWQERHAKLVLSTVKEMSKLRYQLCPKAMKERKFWRIYFILVNSHVAPYEKRYLDDLKLKSKEKAKDTEVKEVSSDGTSSKKGEGISRQNSNNAKSSTSEQDLDVFLLGDLGDSDDGPDDAGDDIDDDFDKI; encoded by the exons ATGGATTTGTGGCACAGAGCTCGGAGCTTGGCGGAGGAAACCGCCAAGAGATCTCAGGAGTTGACGCAGGGCATTGGCTCCATGAATTTCTCAGACGTAGTCTCCGAGGCGTCGAAGAGATCCCAGGAGTTCGCCACCGAGGCGTCCAAGAGGTCGAAGGAGTTTGCCAACGAGGCGTCGAAGAAGTCGAAAGAATTCGCCGCTGAGGCTATGAAGCGCGCCGATCAGCTCACGGCTCAGATTCCCCCTGCCGCCACGGTGCTAACTAATTTCGTGGATTCGCCTCATAAGGGCAATGAGGCCGCTGATCTGGACAAGTTTGGGATTACGGATGATTTGAGGGATTTCATTAAAGGGATTACGATCAGTACTTTCCAGGATTTCCCGCTTGAAG ATGACTCAGAGATGATAGATATTCCTGCGGTTTCAAATGTTCGACAGGATCTCAATGAATGGCAAGAAAGGCATGCAAAACTTGTTCTCTCAACGGTGAAG GAGATGTCAAAGCTAAGGTATCAGTTATGCCCAAAAGCGATGAAAGAGAGGAAGTTTTGGAGGATATACTTCATTCTTGTTAACAGCCACGTGGCACC GTATGAAAAAAGATACCTGGATGATTTAAAGCTGAAATCTAAGGAAAAGGCAAAAGATACTGAAGTGAAGGAGGTTTCGTCGGACGGAACATCATCTAAAAAGGGAGAGGGGATTTCAAGACAAAATAGCAATAATGCTAAATCATCAACTTCTGAACAAGATTTAGATGTCTTTCTTCTCGGAGACCTCGGGGATAGCGATGATGGTCCAG ATGATGCTGGCGACGACATTGACGATGATTTTGACAAGATATAG